The Aminipila terrae nucleotide sequence CGGGAGTATTGTTAATTTTCAATATCCAAAAATGACAGAGAAAATCGTGAACAAAGCGTTGGAACTTTACGGTAGTGGTGGAAAGAGTAGTCCTGCAATTGTTGACCTCTACTCAACAGCAGTTAAGAAGTTCAAAATTAAGATTGGAGAGATGATTCTAACACTGCCAGACCCCACAGAATGGGCAACTCTTAAAAATGATGAAAGGAAAAAACAAAATTTTATTCTTACCTTTAAAGAGTCTGCCGATCAATTGAATCTAGTGATGCAATATTATGAGTTTCACTGGGACGATAGTACTTTTGGCATAACAGAGCACATTTGGATGCAGTATATTGGTGCATATAAGAATCTGACGCATAAACCTGGCACTTCAACACCATCACAGGTTATCGTTAGGCCGCTTGTAGGTAAAACAAAATTGGCAGGGACTCAAGTGATAGATGCTGCTCATATTTTAAGCTTGATTGGCTCCAAGGTTGGAAATGTGGACGGTATTCAAACTGTTGATGATGAAACTTTGAGGATTATTCATGAGCAAATACAGGAACTTAGTAATATGGGTGAAGATGAGCAAGCGTTGCTTTTAAAAGAGTTTGTTAATACAGAGTTGGTTCCGGGGAATTTATCTAGTAATTTGAACTTTGATGAAGCCTTTGAAGCATGGAAAAAATCAGACAAAAGAAGAGTGTTGAGATTTTTGCTGAAAAGTGGGGAGTAGATGCCGAGTTGCTTAGTAAATCTTTATCTTCCTATTCTGATTCTCAGCCAGATTTTGTTCCGTATATTGATGAACTCATGAAAACTGCTGACTTTGATAAAGCCACAAATCAATCTGCGGGAAATAGGTTAGGACACATAATCAGATTGACTAAGGAACTTCCTATATGGATAGCACGAACTAAGCAGAAATATAGCTAATACTGTCAAATGCCATGTGACTGTATTTTGTGAGGTTAAAAATGTATAGTTACATATTTTGCTTATATATTATATCTCTAATAAAGAACAATTAAATCTTGAAAGGAGATATTTTATTATGAGTGCAAATGTAGAAAGTATGTTTTATGTAGGAAGGACGGCTCCATGGCACGGACTTGGAGTCAGTGTAGAAGAGGCTTTAGATTCAAAGAAAGCAATAAAAATGGCAGGTCTTGACTGGACGGTAAGGCAGGAAGAAATAATGACTGCAGATTTTAAGGACATATCTGGGTTTAAGGCAAATGTGAGGTCTGACAATGGAAGTATCTTAGGAGTAGTATCTGACAGATACAAGGTGGTTCAAAATGAAAAAGCTTTCAGCTTTACTGACAGCCTTATTGGAAACGGTGTAACTTATGAGACTGCCGGAAGTTTAAATGATGGTAAAAGGATTTGGCTCTTAGCAAAATTGCCTGAGAAATATACTCTGGCAGATGAAGCAGTAGAGCCATTTTTAGTGTTTTCAAACAGCCATGATGGAACAGGAGCAATTAAAGTTGCTATGACACCCGTAAGAGTTGTATGCCAGAACACTTTAAATCTTGCATTAGATAATGCAAAACGTATTTGGTCAACAATTCACATGGGAGACATGAAAAATAAGCTGGAAGATGCAAGAAATACCCTGCTTATGGCAGACAGGTATATGATGGCACTTCAGGATAGGTCAGAAAACTTAAGTCTAATAAAATTAACAGATAAAAAGGTAATACAGAACATTGAAGAGCTTATTAAAATGCCTGATAATCCAACTGAACTGCAGAAAAACAATGTAACCAGAATGAGAAGTGACATAACACATAGATATTTTGAAGCGCCAGATTTAAAGGTATTACCTAAAAATGCATGGCGCTTTATTAATGCTATATCAGATTTTGCAACACATGCTGAGCCACTTAGAAAAACATCAAATTATACTGAGAATCTATTTGCAAAGACAATAGATGGACACCCACTGATAGACAGAGCCGTTCAGATGGTAGCAGCATGAGAAAAGAGTATAAGGTGCGCATAACAGAAACTCTTTCAAGAACTGTAACTGTAAAAGCTGAAAGTAGTGAAGATGCTTATAAAATAGTAAAACAAAAGTATGATAAATCAGTGATTATTCTTGATTCAGGTGATTATGTGGAAACTGAAATTGATGTTTTAATTAGGTAGGAGAAAAACAAAATGAATAAGATAAAACTAGAAGAAAATATGCCACGAGATAAATGGCTGGCACTTAGAAGAAGAGGCATCGGAGGTTCCGATGCCTCTGTTGTTTGTGGAATCAATAAGTATAAATCAGTAGTTGAACTTTGGATGGATAAAACGGAGCAGCTTCCATTTGAAGAAGGAGATTCAGAAGCAGCATACTGGGGACATACTTTGGAATCAGTTGTAAGAGAAGAATTCTCCAAAAGGTCAGGACTTACAGTCAACACCGTTCCGTGTATGTATCAACATGAAGAGCATCGTTTTATGCTCGCTAACCTTGATGGTGAAGTCTACGATCCGAAATACGGAACCTGTGTATTTGAAGCAAAGACAGCAAGTGCATTTAAACATGCTGAGTGGAATGTTGAAATACCTGAAGAATATTACCTGCAAGTACAGCATTACATGGCAGTAACAGGATATAAAGGTGCATATATAGCAGCACTAATAGGCGGCAATCAGTTTGTATGGAAGTTTATTGAGCGTGATGATGAAGTCATAAATCTGCTTATAAGGCTTGAAGGCGCATTCTGGAATTATGTTAAAACTAAGCAAGTGCCGCCTATTGACGGAAGCAAAGCTTCAACAGCACTTCTTGATAAAATATATCCAAGAGCAGTACAAGATAAAGAGCTTGAACTTGGAGAAGAAGGCCTTGTATATATTGAACAGTACCTTGAAGCACAGGAGCAAGAGAAGAGAATAAAAGAAATAAAAGATTTAGCAGGAAATAAACTTAAGGAAATGCTTGGAGATAGTGAAATAGGAATTGTAGGCGAAAGAAAGGTAGTTTGGAGCAATATTAGTTCTGCCAGATTTAATGATAAATCTTTTAAAGAAAAAGAGCCGGAAAAATATAATCAGTATATTAAGCAGATCGAATATAGAAAACTGGCGGTAAAATAGGAGATGAAAATGGAATCAGTTAAAGAAAAATTAAGTGACAAAGTCATAAGCCTTAATGAGCAAATCCCAGATAACCCATGTGGTCAAGAAATGAAGTCATACCAAGAAAACGGTATGGCTTTTTCTTTGCATGAAGTCAAGCAAAGACTGGAAATGCTGCAAAACTTTATATCGGAAATAATGGTTGAGGGAACAGATTACGGATATCTTCCTAAGACAGATAAAAAGTGCTTGTTTAAATCGGGAGCAGAAAAACTTTGTGATGTTTTTGGACTTTCTAAAAGAATCGAAATTGTAAGCAGAATGGAGGACTTTGATAAAGGTATATTTCATTATGAAGTTAAAGCCATAGTAATTGATAAAAAGACGGGTGTTATTGAAGCAGAGGGAGTCGGTTCCTGTAACAGCATGGAAAAGAAGTATAGAAGTCAGGATGCATATAACCTTACAAATACAATCCTAAAGATGGCAAAGAAAAGAGCCTTTGTAGATGCAGTCCTTTCAGCAACAAGGAGTAGTGATATATTTACTCAAGATGTTGAGGACAATCTTTTAGGAGATGGAGCTGAAGGAAAACCCAGAAATATGAAGGATAAAAGTCGTGATAAGAAGAATACAGTGCAAGATCAAAATGGAAAAGCGGGCAAAGAAGAGTCAGCAAGCAATAAGCAACTTTCATATATTTATACAATTCTTTCCGATTCAAGAATACCTGTAGAAACGGCCAGAAGTGACATGGAAAAAATGTATGGGGTAACTGAAAGCAGAAATTTAAGCAAGAAACAGGCAAGTGAGTTTATTGAATATCTGAAGAACTATAAAAAGGCAGGTTAGAAGAATATGAAGTGCAGTAAGAGAGTGGATGTTGTAAAAGTTCAGATTGTAAAAGAAACCTCAATAAAGTATATGGACAGAGTAATTAAAAGTCCTGATGAAGCAGGTAGTCTGATTAAAAACTTTATTGGAAAACCAGACAGAGAACAGTTTGGAGTAATGTGTATTGATACAAAAGGTCAGCCAACCAATATCAGTATAGTTGCAGTTGGTGATTTAAACTGTACTATCGTGCATCCGAGGGAAGTATTTAAGACTGCAATTTTGAGTAACGCAGCTTCTGTAATTCTTTTTCATAATCATCCATCCGGAATAGAATCACCTTCAATGGAAGATAAGAATATTACAAAAAGGTTATGTGATGCTGGTCTGATACTTGGAATAAAAGTGTTAGACCATGTTATTCTTGGAGACATGAAAACCTTTAGTTTTAAAAACAATGGTCTAGTATTGGAGGAATAAATATGTTGCTGATAAACCTGGAAAAAGAAAGGGAAAGAAGTACAGATGAATTAATTCCATATCCCTTGGGAGCATTATGTTTTGTATTAGACTGTTTAAATGAAGGGGAGAGTATGGAAACGGCAATAGAAAGCTTAAAGAAGTATAAGCTTGCAGAATCAAGTATGAAACTTGTAGTAGAGAATAAACAACTACTTCTATTCTTAAAACAGAGACATTCGGAATTTAAGGACATTAGAGATGTAATGAAAATACTTTATATGATGGTATTTAAGAGTTTGCCTGAAAATATGAAAAAGGCAGTTTAACTAATTATGGAGGAAAAAACAAATGGATAATCTAAATATGGAAAGTTTTAAAAATCAGCTTATATCAGAAGTATCAAAGCTTATGGGTGATGGCTTTAACGTAGACCTTAAAAATATAAAAAAGAATAATGGTTTAACCCTAGAAGCTTTAAATATAGTTGAAAAAGGCAGTAATGTGGGTCCACTATTTTATCTAAATGGTTATGATGAAAAGTATAAAGATAGAACAGTGGAAGAAATAGCTAAAGACATTATAGGCAAATATATGGGAAGTAAAAATATAAGTTTTACTTTAGGAAGCTTTATGGAGTTTAACAATGTAAAGGACAAGATTACCTTTAAGTTAATTAATGCTGAAATGAATAAAGAACTGCTAAAGAATGTGCCACATTCAGATTATCTGGATTTGACACTAGTGTACCAGGTGCAGCTTGATATCAAAGACGATGGCAACCCTACTATATTAGTTAGCAATACTCTTTTAGAAAGCTGGAAAATATCAAAAGGTAAATTACATGAATATGCAGAACAAAATACCTCAAAGCTTTTACCATATGAAATACAAAGCATGGAAGACTTAATAGGGGAAATGGTAGGAATGCTAGAAGAAGATGTACAAGCTCTAAAGGACGAAAACAGTAATGTCATGTATGTACTTACCAATAAAAAGAAGATAAATGGAGCAGCGTGTCTTTTGTATGACGATGTACTTAAAAATTTTGCTGAAAAGCATAATTGTGACTTTTATATGCTCCCATCTTCAACTCATGAAGTCTTGCTTATTCCTGATAATAATTTAGTAAATTCTAAGGAATTGCAGGCAATGGTGAAGGAAGTTAATGCGACAGAAGTAGCACCCGATGAAGTGCTTTCTAATAATGTATATTATTACAGCAGAAAAACTAGTGAGCTGAGTTTAGTCAACTAATGCTACAAATAAAAGAGTATATTTTCTTAGACGTTAAAATAGTGAATTATTCCATGAATAATTCACTATTTTGTCTCTTAGACTCTTCACAAGAAAAAAGTTAAACTATGAAAATAATCTATTTTCATGGAGGTGATAGCATTAAAGGTAAGCTAAGAATGGAATGTTTAAATGATATTTATAAAGAATTGGCTTCCCTGGTGGGAATAGAGAATATGGAAAAAATCTATGAACATTATAGGGGCAGGAGCTAAACTTCCCATCAAAAATATACAGTAAGGAATACATACGAATCGTAATTAAGGAAGAGTATGATGGCACAAACACAAAAGATATAGCAAGAAAAACTGGATATTCAGAAAGATGGATTAAAAAACTTATTAAAGAATGTGAGAAAGATAGACTTAAATAGCAAAGTGCATAAAAAATTTATTTTATACTTATTTTTCGTGAACCCAAAAATGTGTCCGTTATAGTGAGTAGAATATATACATGTTTAAGGAAGTAGAAGAATGTTAGGAATAGTAGCTTACAGAAATGAATGTTAAGAATGATAGAATAGAAAACCTTATAAAAATTGTCATAGAGATATGTTCATCTTCGCAAGGAAAATAAAAGAATTTAAGGAGGATAAAGAAATGTTAAATCAATTTATGGTGTGCATGGTTGTATTAATGTTACCATTCGGAAATGTAACTGACAAAGGTGGAAACAATGTGGTTATTCATGACTGTCAAGCCCCAGCTATATATTGTCAATATATGGACACTTATCTGGACAATGTCTATGATCCGTATGACGTTCCAAAGAGAACAACCGGTGCCATGGAATTAATGGCTGAGTATTACCCTGATTGGGAAGCTAGCTATCAATTCAATGAGTTTGATTGTACTGAGATGTCAGCATATCTATCATATTATCTAAAGGCTTGTGGCATTCCTAATACTATTGTTGTAGGTACTGCTGCTAATGGTGAATCTCATTCTTGGATTGAAGTACCATATAAAACAGCATATGGTACTACTAGTAAACTTATAGTTGAATCTACTACATTTGATGTATTGAATCCATCTGATACTACAGTAAATCAGTTCTATTCGAAGTATAAGAAATTTAATTTAAAGGAACTAAAGAGTACTGAATTGGATTGGTGGAATTCAAAATATTTCCTTAATAAGTATTTAGACCTTAGAACGGACTTTACTTATATGAATTTTATGGATGAGACCGAATAAGCCAGTAAAAATATAGTGCACAAAAATGCACTATATTTTTGGTATATAGAAAATGACGCGTTGGACGCGTAGCTCCGTAATAAGAAAATTTAATTTATATAGGGAAACAGGGTATTTAAGATATAATGAAGCCCAAATATTGAGACTTGCCCATTTTCATAAGTAAAATAAAAACATTTCAGGAATGAGGATATTCTAATGGTAAAATTTATATTTTATAAAAGCTTATCAAAAAAAATGAAAAGCATAGCGTTTAAGAAAAATATTGTCATAGTATTTATTATTACTAGTATAATATGTAGTTGCTTAACTGCTTGTTCACCATCTAGTCAAGACATTGATGGATTTTTATATAAAAGTGATTATCATCTATACAAAGATTACTATGATTCTTTAGATTTAAGCGGGAAGATATATATGATGGATCAATGCGAAAAGAAAATCATAGATGAAATTAAAAAAAATAAAGAATCATTATTAAATAAAGATTATGATTATGCTCAAAATTCTTTAAGTTACGTTTTAAAAATATTATCAGATTTTGATTATGAAGAGGATTCTCGAATGGGAAAACTTTGTAAAAATGCTTTGGAATTTAGGGCGACATATAAAAAATTAGAGGATACAAATTATTTTAAACTTCAAGATGCATTAGTTCAAAGTATATATATATCTGATAGGATAAAGTCTCAAGATGAAAAGTCTTATCTTGATGAATACTATAGTACAAGTTATGATTACAATGAATTTGGTATTTATTCTACAGAGGATTGGGAAGGGGTTATTGAAAGTAGTGAACCACTAAAAAAAGGAGCCATGGAGGAAGTTTATCTTAAAAAAAACGGACAAACGTCAGTTATTGATGATTCTGGATTTGAATCCACTTATAATAAGTATGAAATTATACCCGAAGAAGAAGTTAATACATATCTTTCATCATCTCAAGAAATAGAGAAGCTAACCAGTGAGTTAGATAACTATATGTCAAAATTTTTATTGATTTCAAAGGTGATTACAATACCGTCTGATACGAATACTTCCAATAAGGCTAAAGAAAATGAACTTATTAATTCCAATAGTACTAAAGAAGATAGTAACACTGATTATGGTGAAGAAGAGAGTTATATACAAGGGTGGGACGATGATATTAAACGGATAGAAGACAATATGGGTGATAAGACATTTGTAGTATCTGATGTTATAATGGCAGATCCTTATAGTGCTGGATCAATAAGTACAAGTAATGAACTTTCTTTTGAGCTATTGGTATATAGAAACTTAGATAGT carries:
- a CDS encoding restriction endonuclease subunit R, translating into MEKIRQKKSVEIFAEKWGVDAELLSKSLSSYSDSQPDFVPYIDELMKTADFDKATNQSAGNRLGHIIRLTKELPIWIARTKQKYS
- a CDS encoding DUF5688 family protein → MDNLNMESFKNQLISEVSKLMGDGFNVDLKNIKKNNGLTLEALNIVEKGSNVGPLFYLNGYDEKYKDRTVEEIAKDIIGKYMGSKNISFTLGSFMEFNNVKDKITFKLINAEMNKELLKNVPHSDYLDLTLVYQVQLDIKDDGNPTILVSNTLLESWKISKGKLHEYAEQNTSKLLPYEIQSMEDLIGEMVGMLEEDVQALKDENSNVMYVLTNKKKINGAACLLYDDVLKNFAEKHNCDFYMLPSSTHEVLLIPDNNLVNSKELQAMVKEVNATEVAPDEVLSNNVYYYSRKTSELSLVN
- a CDS encoding YqaJ viral recombinase family nuclease, with product MNKIKLEENMPRDKWLALRRRGIGGSDASVVCGINKYKSVVELWMDKTEQLPFEEGDSEAAYWGHTLESVVREEFSKRSGLTVNTVPCMYQHEEHRFMLANLDGEVYDPKYGTCVFEAKTASAFKHAEWNVEIPEEYYLQVQHYMAVTGYKGAYIAALIGGNQFVWKFIERDDEVINLLIRLEGAFWNYVKTKQVPPIDGSKASTALLDKIYPRAVQDKELELGEEGLVYIEQYLEAQEQEKRIKEIKDLAGNKLKEMLGDSEIGIVGERKVVWSNISSARFNDKSFKEKEPEKYNQYIKQIEYRKLAVK
- a CDS encoding lasso peptide biosynthesis protein: MFIFARKIKEFKEDKEMLNQFMVCMVVLMLPFGNVTDKGGNNVVIHDCQAPAIYCQYMDTYLDNVYDPYDVPKRTTGAMELMAEYYPDWEASYQFNEFDCTEMSAYLSYYLKACGIPNTIVVGTAANGESHSWIEVPYKTAYGTTSKLIVESTTFDVLNPSDTTVNQFYSKYKKFNLKELKSTELDWWNSKYFLNKYLDLRTDFTYMNFMDETE
- a CDS encoding DUF932 domain-containing protein, coding for MSANVESMFYVGRTAPWHGLGVSVEEALDSKKAIKMAGLDWTVRQEEIMTADFKDISGFKANVRSDNGSILGVVSDRYKVVQNEKAFSFTDSLIGNGVTYETAGSLNDGKRIWLLAKLPEKYTLADEAVEPFLVFSNSHDGTGAIKVAMTPVRVVCQNTLNLALDNAKRIWSTIHMGDMKNKLEDARNTLLMADRYMMALQDRSENLSLIKLTDKKVIQNIEELIKMPDNPTELQKNNVTRMRSDITHRYFEAPDLKVLPKNAWRFINAISDFATHAEPLRKTSNYTENLFAKTIDGHPLIDRAVQMVAA
- a CDS encoding JAB domain-containing protein: MKCSKRVDVVKVQIVKETSIKYMDRVIKSPDEAGSLIKNFIGKPDREQFGVMCIDTKGQPTNISIVAVGDLNCTIVHPREVFKTAILSNAASVILFHNHPSGIESPSMEDKNITKRLCDAGLILGIKVLDHVILGDMKTFSFKNNGLVLEE
- a CDS encoding DpnD/PcfM family protein, which produces MRKEYKVRITETLSRTVTVKAESSEDAYKIVKQKYDKSVIILDSGDYVETEIDVLIR